The Augochlora pura isolate Apur16 unplaced genomic scaffold, APUR_v2.2.1 APUR_unplaced_590, whole genome shotgun sequence genomic interval TAATGTGGCTTGCAATGCTATGACTCTGACCCACCCATTTTTAAAGTCTTAACTTTTTAGCTACGAACGACGTGTAATGACAATTTTAGATCTTACAACAAACATACTTCTCCCACGATTTAGGTTAAAATGCTTATGAAACATATTCTTTcgcacattttaaaataattctggaaTAACTTATCAAAAGACACTACACTCAGTGTGATCGATAAACcgcataataatatttatctttaaaatatatcgctAAATGGTTAATATTGctacttttaaaaaagaatccaCGAAAACACAAATTCAATAAGAAATGATCAACTTAATAATTGGtagaagtattaaaatatataatggtCATATTATTACCAGCGTttggtaatatattatactttcatATTGGATATATTGAGTCTAATTCAATTAACCAGCCACATACTCTTCGACTCCGAGtgctttaaataaatgtatccaAAACAATATAATCTCGCAGGACAAAATGtgtcaaatttttttaaagggtTCAACTCGACTTTGCTTAAAGAGTTACGAAGTCAAATCACATTCCACCCTTCATAATGACAACTTGAAGATGAAACAAACTTTGTCCGCGCATCTTTTCTTCCTAGCGTCGTACTTTTGGTAACATTTCCATTGTCCAATCCAAGTTACATACATACTACCCTATGACACCCGATGATAAGACAGACATTGACTGCTAGTAATCTACCAACCAGTTCACATTTTGCTCCTCAACAGCATCCAGCATGTAATTAGCATCAACTAATCCGCAAACCCTGAGAAACCTCCAACCCTAAAAAGACCTGCGGTCACGCCAACATGTGACAGCAACAATGACACtggattttaattttccaggTACATCCACAGCAAGGAAAAGCCGTTCAAATGCGCGGAATGCGGCAAAGGGTTCTGCCAGAGCCGCACCCTCGCCGTGCACAAGATCCTGCACATGGAGGAGTCGCCGCACAAATGTCCGGTGTGCGCCAGGAGCTTCAACCAGAGGAGCAACCTGAAGACCCATCTGCTAACTCACACGGACATCAAGCCGTACCATTGCGCCTCCTGCGGCAAGGTGTTCCGCAGGAACTGCGACCTGAGGAGGCACTCGTTGACCCACAATTTGGGCGTCTcgacgtcgccgccgccgccggggaTCCCCGTGCCCGGCTCCAGCACCGTCGTGCTCCAGGAGACGTCCTAGTGTTGTCCCCCTCCCCCAAGTGAACCCCGCCCGAAATCTCTGCATTGTACTAGCAAATTGTCTTCGGCGCGAATCGATCGTTCGACCTTTGGTGTCCTCCCGACAGTGGAGGAAGTTTGCGCCGCGACCTGTTCCTCCTCCAACGAAGACTTTCGACGGAATCTCTCGGTGGTGTCGTCGATCGAACTGATACGTTGACGTCGGCCGCGGTATGCTCTCGTAACCGACCACGTGACAATCGATGGCCATATCGGGgtcccttttttttctgaaTGAAAGGTACGAAAGATCGGAAATCCGATAGTTGGGACGGCGAACGAAGCTCTGGCCACTGTTGGACCTGCTAGCACCGATCCTTAGCTTATCCAACCGCGTACGTATCTGTAACTGTTAATAACTagattacgattattattgtttgtCTCGACGATGTTAATCCACGGATTAACGTCCGCTAGATCTGTAATTGTGTTACACTCGACTTTCTCTATGTATAGGCGCCCGGAGTAGTATGTAAAGAGGACCGTTCGCACGTTTACACTGTGTACATACGTGCGCGATGTGTTCCGTTTGTACGtgtaaaataaacttttattatattattttttaatctgtcGTTCGCCTGATATGTTCATCACCCAGACCACCCACCGCTGAAGTATTCGCGACGGTTCGATTGAAACGAAGTTTGATCGTGGCTACGTGTAAAGTTCATTATTTTTGTGACAATTGCTGTTGACACGCGATCTCTTAAttgaaatctttaaaaatctttcaaaATCTGTCTTcgatattaaaacaaataactGAATTAATAAAGAGGAAACATGTTTTATGGTGCTTGTGATAACCTGTTAGGGGTTTGTTaagttatttaactatttaggAAGACTAGAATATAGacgaatatagaaataattttaatgttgcaaaaattgaacaaagtaatagacaaattaattctgtagGAACGACGCTATTTGTGCATTGACTGCAATAGTTGGAATTAGTATTAACCTCCAAAAcgtacttaaaaaattatattttcaatgcaaCAAAGAATCGAAGCGAACGCAAATTCGACgcactaaaatattaattaacttgGCAAAATGTCTACCTATTTTCTTGACTCCGATAATCATTTCAGTCATTCATCTTGCCAcaactttcaataatttacagACATAGTATTGATGAGTTAAACGAAATATAAGTGGCTTTTTGATTGATATATTTTGGACTATACATTTACTGGTATTAAtccta includes:
- the LOC144477987 gene encoding uncharacterized protein LOC144477987, which encodes YIHSKEKPFKCAECGKGFCQSRTLAVHKILHMEESPHKCPVCARSFNQRSNLKTHLLTHTDIKPYHCASCGKVFRRNCDLRRHSLTHNLGVSTSPPPPGIPVPGSSTVVLQETS